The sequence AGTATCTGTTCTTCTTGGTCGTTGGCTTAACGGCGATATTGTTTCTGGTGGTGTTGCAGCGCTTGCGCAAGACCCCGCGGAGTCGCGCGGCATGATCGCCGTTACCTCTTGGTCGCACAAACGCACGCTGATCGTCGGTCTCGCGTTGTTAGTTGTGACTAACGCCGTCGCGCTCATTGGCGTTGCTTACAACCGTCTCGGCGAGCCGGAGAGTCAATTGCGCCTGACGGAACGCGAACTCGCGCTGCCATACAGTTATTGGTACAACCGCGAAAACAGCGGTCTCGGTCTTACGCTGACGTGGCGCGCGGTCGATCCCGACGACGCCGGTGCGCTTTACTACAGCGCCGCGCCGAAATGGTTGGACAAGGCGAAGTTGGCAACGCTCGGTTTCGATGTGTCGTCGGCCGAGCGGACGTTGTCCGGCGAGCGCCATTACCGGAAGTTGCTGAGCAAGAATGTCTGGGTGGTGTTGGAACTCGACGGCCCAGCCTATCGACGCGTGGTCGAGCACGCTAAGCAGAAAGCGCAGAAAGATGCGGCGTTGGCCGCGGCAAATCCGCGGAACGACGAGTTCAAGCAGCGCGCACGTGCGTCGCAGGAAAGTTTAGTGCGCGAGCAGCGCGACGCGAGTCGCTTGATCGCGATCGACGCCGGGCTCGATGTGGCAGCGCTGCGCGAGCGTTATCCGAACCGCGCGCAGAATGCCATTGTCAGCGGCCGGGTTACGCCGAGTTTCGCCAAGACCGACGACCGTGCGTACGTCGTCGCTTATCTCGCGCTCAACCTCGACGCGGTACACGTACCGTTGGCGCATCGCCGACTGTTCGATGCCTTGCGGTCGGTCGACATTCCCAACCAGGGTGGGCCGCGTTACGAAGTGACCGCCGCCTTCGGCCAGCGACTCGAGCCATGGATCGTCTCGGTAGCGCCGCTAAATTCAGCGGCGCTTAAACGAGCGAAATAGAAGGAGCAGTGTCGCCAGCAATAAAGCGGCGAAACACAGCAGGCTCCACTCGGCGATCGACAATCCCAGAAACCGCCAGGCGACGGCGCTGCAGTCAGCGCTGCCGCGAAAAATTTTCGGCAAGATGTCGGCCAACGGCACTGTGCGCATGATGAAGTCGAGATCTTGAATCTTGCAGCCGAGCGATTCTGGCGGGAAGTGTTCGATCCAGACGTGCCGGCCGGCGGTGATCAAGCCGCCGATGACCGGAAGCGCCAACACGATCGGCAACCAGCGTGACCGCGCCGCGCTACCGAAAAGGAGGCCGAGCAAGGCGACGGCACCGCTGACGATAAATGCGATGCGTTGCAGGATGCACATCGGGCAAGGCTCGAGGCCTTCGGTGTGCTGTAGGTACAGCGCGAACGCGATTAACCCGAAGCAAAGCAGCGTAATGATGGCGTAGGTCGAGCGAGGAGAGATACGGCTTAGCATTTTTACCTCTTCGTGGTCTCGTTAACTGCTGCGGTATGGTAATTATCCAGCCGAACTTGAATGGTACTTAACTTAAGCAAAAGCCGACGCCTATCCACCGCCACCCTTCTCCCCTTGTGGGAGAGGGAACGCTGCGGTTATGACGGTAAAATTTCTTAAGTAAGTTTAAGTGCCATTGCGGCTGAACTTTATTATCTTCCGGCGCAAAAAAGGCCGCATCGCGGCCTTTTTTGCAAGCTTGATCAATCAACTAATAGGGGCGTCTGCCGCCGCCGCCACCGCCGCGCGGTTTGCCGCCGCGGTTGCCGCCGCCGCCGCCGCCAAATCCACCGCGACCGCCGCCACCACCACCACCGCCGCCGCCGAAGCCGCGACCGCCGCCGCCACCACCAGCGCCACGCTCGGTCTTCGGGCGCGCTTCGTTGACGTTGATCGTGCGACCTTTAATCTCTTTTTGATTCATGCCGGTGATAGCGGCTTGCGCTTCGGCCTTAGCCGGCATCTCGACGAAACCGAAACCACGTGGCTCGCCGCTGAATTTGTCACGCAGAATATTTACCTTATCAACCTGCCCGTAGGCGCCAAACGCGGCGCGCAAATCCTCTTCAGTCACTTCACGCGCCAGATTGCCTACAAAAATATTCATCTCGATATCTCCTGATAGGTGGTAAACCAAACGTTGCGACGATCCTCAGGTTTTGGGCAGAGCGAAGTCTGTCGTGAAATCAGGGGATGCGACCTCGTCCAGCTATGCACTATACGCCGTGGTTGCAGGCGATGGGCAATAACCGCCAGCGGTCCAGTGCTTAGTAAAGCCGTCCTTGGGAAAGTTCCTTTACGGAAAGAAGAGAAGGCGCGCCGCGGCGTTACCGCGGCGCGATATTGCTAATCAACTATCCGAGCAGC is a genomic window of Gammaproteobacteria bacterium containing:
- a CDS encoding DUF4824 family protein, translated to MIAVTSWSHKRTLIVGLALLVVTNAVALIGVAYNRLGEPESQLRLTERELALPYSYWYNRENSGLGLTLTWRAVDPDDAGALYYSAAPKWLDKAKLATLGFDVSSAERTLSGERHYRKLLSKNVWVVLELDGPAYRRVVEHAKQKAQKDAALAAANPRNDEFKQRARASQESLVREQRDASRLIAIDAGLDVAALRERYPNRAQNAIVSGRVTPSFAKTDDRAYVVAYLALNLDAVHVPLAHRRLFDALRSVDIPNQGGPRYEVTAAFGQRLEPWIVSVAPLNSAALKRAK
- a CDS encoding RNA-binding protein, which translates into the protein MNIFVGNLAREVTEEDLRAAFGAYGQVDKVNILRDKFSGEPRGFGFVEMPAKAEAQAAITGMNQKEIKGRTINVNEARPKTERGAGGGGGGRGFGGGGGGGGGGRGGFGGGGGGNRGGKPRGGGGGGRRPY
- a CDS encoding disulfide bond formation protein B: MLSRISPRSTYAIITLLCFGLIAFALYLQHTEGLEPCPMCILQRIAFIVSGAVALLGLLFGSAARSRWLPIVLALPVIGGLITAGRHVWIEHFPPESLGCKIQDLDFIMRTVPLADILPKIFRGSADCSAVAWRFLGLSIAEWSLLCFAALLLATLLLLFRSFKRR